A genomic region of Echeneis naucrates chromosome 24, fEcheNa1.1, whole genome shotgun sequence contains the following coding sequences:
- the cgrrf1 gene encoding cell growth regulator with RING finger domain protein 1 codes for MAAVFLVTLYEYSPLFYISVVFLCFLVTAAMVLGWFGFDVPVILRSSDDMETFLQTPEKKMVQVTNPFALEMDFGVASVTGGASVKPCCLEPCVLSCFWGCEMSALQEALHAHQHGQRLSTSQDFHAALHLCYHHCESFHVCVGHEELHTQIPVDWGITDFGWLPRERYPLVAVLTLAEPDARDVYNIVASVTVIHVPDDKYSLPARLLFQYLLTSHGNMYELKPLFMSADSGGISGAPDSEHTTSETPKEAGRLEQVADEDESWTEGMGRDCVVCQNAAVNRVLLPCRHACVCDSCLSHFQHCPICRSFVLESFTLMQAQTAEY; via the exons ATGGCAGCTGTTTTCCTGGTGACCCTGTATGAGTATTCCCCACTGTTTTACATTagtgtggtgtttttgtgtttccttgtcACCGCTGCTATGGTGCTCGGCTG GTTTGGCTTTGATGTCCCTGTCATTCTTCGCAGCTCTGATGACATGGAGACTTTTCTTCAAACGCCTGAGAAGAAAATGGTTCAGGTGACCAATCCATTCGCGCTGGAGATGGACTTTGGAGTCGCGTCTGTTACTG GTGGTGCATCAGTGAAACCCTGCTGTCTGGAGCCCTGTGTGCTTAGCTGCTTCTGGGGCTGTGAGATGAGTGCACTGCAGGAGGCGCTGCATGCTCACCAGCATGGCCAGAGACTTAGCACCTCCCAGGATTTCCATGCAGCCCTGCACCTCTGCTACCACCACTGCGAGAGCTTCCA tgtctgtgttgGACACGAGGAACTCCACACCCAGATTCCTGTTGATTGGGGTATTACAGACTTTGGATGGTTGCCAAGGGAACGCTACCCTCTTGTGGCTGTGTTGACACTCGCAGAGCCAGATGCCAGAGATGTGTACAACATT GTGGCCAGTGTGACAGTGATTCATGTTCCTGATGACAAGTACAGCCTCCCTGCAAGGCTCCTCTTTCAGTACCTTCTCACCTCCCATGGGAACATGTACGAGTTAAAG ccTCTGTTCATGTCAGCTGACAGCGGTGGTATTTCTGGGGCCCCCGATTCAGAGCACACCACCAGCGAAACCCCTAAAGAAGCTGGCAGATTGGAGCAAGTGGCTGATGAGGATGAAAGCTGGACAGAAGGAATGGGCAGAGACTGTGTGGTGTGTCAGAATGCAGCAGTAAATAGGGTGCTGCTGCCCTGCAGacacgcctgtgtgtgtgacagctgtcTCTCACACTTCCAGCACTGCCCAATCTGCAGGTCCTTTGTTTTGGAGTCCTTTACCTTAATGCAGGCACAAACTGCGGAGTACTGA
- the psmc6 gene encoding 26S proteasome regulatory subunit 10B, with translation MADGREKALQDYRKKLLEHKEVDGRLKELREQLREQTKQYEKSENDLKALQSVGQIVGEVLKQLTEEKFIVKATNGPRYVVGCRRQLDKSQLKPGTRVALDMTTLTIMRYLPREVDPLVYNMSHEDPGSVSYSEIGGLSEQIRELREVIELPLTNPELFQRVGIIPPKGCLLYGPPGTGKTLLARAVASQLDCNFLKVVSSSIVDKYIGESARLIREMFNYARDHQPCIIFMDEIDAIGGRRFSEGTSADREIQRTLMELLNQMDGFDTLHRVKMIMATNRPDTLDPALLRPGRLDRKIHIELPNEQARLDILKIHSSPITKHGEIDFEAIVKLSDGFNGADLRNVCTEAGLFAIRSDREYVTQEDFMKAVRKVADSKKLESKLDYKPV, from the exons ATGGCGGACGGCAGGGAGAAAGCCCTCCAGGACTACAGGAAAAAATTACTGGAACACAAAGAAGTAGACGGGCGGTTAAAAGAAT taAGAGAGCAGCTGAGAGAGCAAACTAAACAGTACGAGAAGTCAGAGAATGACTTGAAGGCTCTGCAAAGCGTTGGACAG ATTGTTGGAGAAGTGCTCAAACAGTTGACTGAGGAAAAAT TCATTGTCAAGGCCACTAATGGACCCCGGTATGTGGTTGGATGCCGTAGGCAG TTGGACAAGTCCCAGTTAAAGCCAGGAACCAGAGTGGCTTTGGACATGACCACCCTCACTATAATGAG GTACCTACCCAGAGAGGTTGACCCTCTGGTGTACAATATGTCTCATGAGGACCCAGGGAGTGTCTCCTACTCTGAAATTGGAGGCTTGTCCGAGCAGATCCGGGAGCTAAGAGAG GTAATTGAGTTGCCTCTGACCAACCCTGAGCTCTTTCAGAGGGTGGGAATCATCCCCCCTAAGGGTTGCTTGCTCTATGGACCTCCAG GTACAGGGAAGACTCTTCTGGCCCGGGCAGTGGCAAGTCAGCTAGACTGTAACTTCCTCAAG GTGGTGTCCAGCTCTATTGTTGACAAGTACATTGGTGAAAGTGCAAGGCTGATAAGAGAGATGTTCAACTATGCCAGGGACCACCAGCCATGCATCATCTTTATGGATGAGATTGATGCCATTG GGGGCCGTCGTTTCTCTGAGGGAACCTCTGCTGATAGAGAGATCCAGAGGACTCTGATGGAG CTGCTGAACCAAATGGATGGCTTTGACACATTGCACAGAGTCAAGATGATCATGGCTACCAATAGACCTGACACGCTGGACCCTGCCTTGCTGCGACCTGGCAGACTGGATCGCAAGATCC ACATTGAGCTGCCCAATGAACAGGCTCGTCTGGATATCCTGAAGATCCATTCCAGTCCCATCACCAAGCATGGAGAGATAG ACTTTGAGGCCATTGTGAAGCTCTCAGACGGCTTCAATGGAGCTGATCTAAGGAATGTGTGTACAGAAGCAG gtctgTTTGCCATCCGCTCTGACCGGGAGTATGTAACTCAGGAGGACTTTATGAAAGCTGTGAGGAAGGTAGCTGATTCCAAGAAGCTGGAATCCAAGCTGGACTACAAACCTGTGTAG
- the nus1 gene encoding dehydrodolichyl diphosphate synthase complex subunit nus1 isoform X1, with product MSTLMALLYGFLWRLLLVLVYVNRALVSLLRVWFRSWKDRLSERVTTALLLPVALTGFPDHRKKLNHNPNANASPVSGNYAAGSRSRWLSDGRSLEKLPVHIGLLVAEEEPSYTDIANLVVWCMAVGISYVSVYDNHGIFRKNNSHLLEEIVQQQQDLLGVDGSKYSVEFLSNASDMHQHHVVSCRPTVKVLSPEDGKQSIVQAAQQLCRSVENKQRRSKDISVSMLDILLRESKNIPDPELVLKFGPVDSTLGFLPWHIRLTEFISLPSHRNVSYKALLGALQQYSTCQQRLGQ from the exons ATGAGCACGCTAATGGCACTGTTGTACGGTTTTTTGTGGCGACTCTTGCTGGTTCTGGTCTACGTCAACAGAGCGCTTGTTAGCTTGCTCCGGGTCTGGTTTAGGAGCTGGAAGGACAGGTTGTCGGAACGAGTCACTACCGCTTTGCTTTTACCGGTAGCTCTGACGGGGTTCCCAGACCATCGGAAGAAGTTAAATCACAACCCGAATGCTAACGCTAGCCCAGTGAGTGGAAACTACGCTGCGGGTAGCCGGTCACGATGGCTGTCCGACGGCAGATCCCTGGAGAAGCTGCCGGTCCATATTGGCCTTTTGGTGGCAGAAGAAGAGCCCAGCTACACGGACATTGCGAACTTGGTGGTGTGGTGTATGGCTGTTGGCATTTCTTATGTCAGCGTTTATGACAATCACG GCATTTTCAGAAAGAATAACTCCCATTTGCTAGAAGAGATagtacaacagcagcaggatttgTTGGGTGTTGATGGATCCAAATACAGCGTCGAGTTCCTCAGCAACGCCAGTGACATGCATCAACACCATG TTGTGTCATGCAGACCCACAGTGAAGGTGCTGTCACCTGAGGATGGGAAGCAGAGCATCGTCCAGGCAGCACAGCAACTCTGTCGCTCAGTGGAGAACAAACAGAGGCGATCCAAAGATATCAGTGTCAGCATGCTGGACATACTGCTgagag aATCTAAGAATATCCCTGACCCTGAGCTGGTGCTGAAGTTTGGTCCTGTGGACAGCACGCTGGGCTTCCTTCCCTGGCACATCAGACTCACTGAGTTCAT CTCCTTGCCCTCCCACAGAAATGTGTCATATAAGGCCTTGCTGGGTGCCCTGCAACAGTACAGCACCTGTCAACAGAGGCTGGGCCAATGA
- the nus1 gene encoding dehydrodolichyl diphosphate synthase complex subunit nus1 isoform X2 → MSTLMALLYGFLWRLLLVLVYVNRALVSLLRVWFRSWKDRLSERVTTALLLPVALTGFPDHRKKLNHNPNANASPVSGNYAAGSRSRWLSDGRSLEKLPVHIGLLVAEEEPSYTDIANLVVWCMAVGISYVSVYDNHGIFRKNNSHLLEEIVQQQQDLLGVDGSKYSVEFLSNASDMHQHHVVSCRPTVKVLSPEDGKQSIVQAAQQLCRSVENKQRRSKDISVSMLDILLRGRSHLLLFVRPLQDGIPDMGVHACSLIPVDGPRALLSDLRGLPDPALMFVIFCADDWHSPSP, encoded by the exons ATGAGCACGCTAATGGCACTGTTGTACGGTTTTTTGTGGCGACTCTTGCTGGTTCTGGTCTACGTCAACAGAGCGCTTGTTAGCTTGCTCCGGGTCTGGTTTAGGAGCTGGAAGGACAGGTTGTCGGAACGAGTCACTACCGCTTTGCTTTTACCGGTAGCTCTGACGGGGTTCCCAGACCATCGGAAGAAGTTAAATCACAACCCGAATGCTAACGCTAGCCCAGTGAGTGGAAACTACGCTGCGGGTAGCCGGTCACGATGGCTGTCCGACGGCAGATCCCTGGAGAAGCTGCCGGTCCATATTGGCCTTTTGGTGGCAGAAGAAGAGCCCAGCTACACGGACATTGCGAACTTGGTGGTGTGGTGTATGGCTGTTGGCATTTCTTATGTCAGCGTTTATGACAATCACG GCATTTTCAGAAAGAATAACTCCCATTTGCTAGAAGAGATagtacaacagcagcaggatttgTTGGGTGTTGATGGATCCAAATACAGCGTCGAGTTCCTCAGCAACGCCAGTGACATGCATCAACACCATG TTGTGTCATGCAGACCCACAGTGAAGGTGCTGTCACCTGAGGATGGGAAGCAGAGCATCGTCCAGGCAGCACAGCAACTCTGTCGCTCAGTGGAGAACAAACAGAGGCGATCCAAAGATATCAGTGTCAGCATGCTGGACATACTGCTgagag GTCGGTCACACCTTCTGCTGTTCGTTCGCCCCCTGCAAGATGGCATTCCAGATATGGGAGTGCATGCATGCTCCCTCATCCCTGTTGATGGTCCTCGGGCTTTGCTTTCGGATCTCCGTGGCCTCCCTGATCCAGCGCTGATGTTTGTTATCTTCTGTGCGGATGACTGGCATTCCCCCAGTCCATAA